From Pleurocapsa sp. PCC 7319:
AGAAAATATTCGTCAAGCCTTTGGGGAACTCGATCCCGAAAACGCCGATACCTATAATGCCAATGCCGAAGCATATAGCCAAAAGCTCAAAGCCATTGATGAAGAACTGGAGGCAGATTTAACACAAGTGCCTGAAAATCAAAGGTATTTAGTAAGTTGCGAAGGAGCATTTTCTTATCTCGCTCGTGACTACAATATGGAAGAGATTTATATGTGGCCCATTAACGCCGAACAGCAATTTACCCCTAAGCAGATACAGGGTGTAATTGAAGAAGTGAAAGCCAATAATGTACCCACTATTTTTTGCGAAACTACCGTGAGCGACGAAGGGCAGAAACAAGTTGCCAAAACAACGGGGGCAAGATTTGGGGGCAACCTTTATGTAGATTCCCTTTCGACAGAAGAAGGACCAGTTCCTACTTTTATAGATTTACTCGAATACGATGCTCGCACCATTGCTAATGGTTTGTTGGCGGGTAGTAATGCCGGTAATCAGTAATCAGTAATCAGTAATCAGTAATCAGTAATCAGTAATTAAAAGATTATGCCAACAGCAACTCAACTTCTAGATATTACAGTAAATAATCTGAGCGTTACCTACAATAATGCTAAACTAGCTCTTTACAATGCTAGCTGCACTGTAGAACCAGGTACGATTACTGCTTTAGTAGGACCAAACGGCAGTGGTAAATCTACCTTATTTAAATCCATCATGGGATTTTTAAAACCAGCTCAAGGACAAATTCAGGTTGGCGGTTTACCAGTACAAAAAGCTCAGAAAAAACAATTAATGGCTTATGTACCGCAGTCGGATGAAGTAGACTGGAATTTTCCTGTCAGTGTATACGATGTGGTCATGATGGGTCGCTACGGCTACATGAACCTGTTGCGTATCCCTAGTTCAAAAGACCGTCGCCTGGTGATGGAAAGTTTGGAACGGGTAGGCATGACCGATTTTCGCCACCATCAAATTGGCGAATTGTCTGGAGGTCAGAAGAAGCGGGCATTCTTGGCGCGAGCCTTGGCTCAAGA
This genomic window contains:
- a CDS encoding metal ABC transporter ATP-binding protein, with protein sequence MPTATQLLDITVNNLSVTYNNAKLALYNASCTVEPGTITALVGPNGSGKSTLFKSIMGFLKPAQGQIQVGGLPVQKAQKKQLMAYVPQSDEVDWNFPVSVYDVVMMGRYGYMNLLRIPSSKDRRLVMESLERVGMTDFRHHQIGELSGGQKKRAFLARALAQEGKVILLDEPFTGVDVKTERRIIALLMQLRSEGHTILVSTHDLASISTFCDRTILLNKTILASGTTEETFTEENLSMTFDGLPMNIYQNSEVDR
- a CDS encoding metal ABC transporter substrate-binding protein, encoding MAETFLKRGMILFFSITLGMWLTGCSGTEGTSSTATSNNTDATDVAADTEGKKKVITTFTVLADIAQNVAGDKLVVESITRIGAEIHGYEPTPSDIVKAQNADLILYNGMDLERWFKQFLGNVRDVPTVLLTEGIEPIPISEGPYTDKPNPHAWMSPKNALVYVENIRQAFGELDPENADTYNANAEAYSQKLKAIDEELEADLTQVPENQRYLVSCEGAFSYLARDYNMEEIYMWPINAEQQFTPKQIQGVIEEVKANNVPTIFCETTVSDEGQKQVAKTTGARFGGNLYVDSLSTEEGPVPTFIDLLEYDARTIANGLLAGSNAGNQ